Proteins encoded together in one Orbaceae bacterium lpD01 window:
- a CDS encoding bifunctional 2',3'-cyclic-nucleotide 2'-phosphodiesterase/3'-nucleotidase, producing MKKRVLSFIIGLSMTQVQAVTVDLRIMETSDIHANMMDYDFYKEATTPRYGFTRTAALIRQAQTEKHNFVLVDNGDLIQGSPMGDWAFSQPSWDKLTHPAIKALNSLQYTVGGLGNHEFNYGLPFLDSVIKGAQYPYINANVFDLNTKQPYFTPYVILDKPVTDRAGQTHSLKIGYISFVPPQIMQWDKNNLSDKVYTNDITETARQFVPQMKAAGADIIIAIAHSGLSTDPYKLMAENSVYYLSTVKDIDAILFGHTHSLFPGPSFAHLTGIDNQKGHVNGIPAVMPGQWGDHLGMIDLTLTKTDQGWQVIDSVAQTRAIFDTVNSRALVDADPQVSQILADDFKQTRQYMNTVIGKTASPLFSDLALVQDDATIKLINLAQIDYIQSFIQGDPDLADLPVISAVAPFKAGSRKNDPSAYIEIPAGELTVKSANDLYVYANTLAAITLTGRDLKAWLECSAGVFNQIDIENTAPQYLINWAHFRLFNFDIIEGGITYEIDVTKPPRYNSDCQLINDKTQRIEQLTYQGKPLDEDQKFIMAMNNYRAFTGIFPGSGEQHVVINSPDPVKEILARYIAKQTADNGAISVPLNHHWQISEIHSPLKLDIRVETSPTEAAKIFIQEQAQYPMTFISNDSTGYAVYRLDLQNRK from the coding sequence ATGAAAAAAAGAGTACTGTCCTTTATCATCGGGCTATCAATGACTCAAGTGCAAGCAGTCACCGTTGATCTGCGAATCATGGAGACCTCTGACATCCATGCGAATATGATGGATTATGATTTTTATAAAGAGGCCACGACTCCCCGCTATGGTTTTACCCGAACTGCGGCATTAATTCGTCAGGCACAAACAGAAAAGCATAATTTTGTGTTAGTGGATAATGGTGATTTGATTCAAGGTAGCCCAATGGGTGATTGGGCATTTAGTCAGCCTAGCTGGGATAAGTTAACCCATCCGGCGATTAAAGCCTTAAATAGCCTGCAATATACCGTGGGTGGTTTGGGTAATCATGAATTTAATTATGGTCTGCCATTTCTCGATAGCGTGATAAAAGGCGCACAGTACCCTTACATTAATGCGAATGTTTTTGACCTAAACACTAAGCAGCCTTACTTTACGCCCTATGTGATTTTAGATAAGCCAGTGACAGACAGAGCGGGTCAGACTCATTCACTCAAAATCGGTTATATCAGCTTTGTCCCGCCGCAAATCATGCAGTGGGATAAAAATAATCTGAGTGATAAAGTGTATACGAACGATATCACCGAGACTGCCAGACAATTTGTTCCGCAGATGAAAGCGGCCGGGGCCGATATTATTATCGCGATTGCTCATTCTGGTTTATCCACCGATCCCTATAAACTGATGGCAGAAAATTCGGTTTATTATCTAAGCACGGTGAAAGATATCGATGCGATTTTATTTGGCCATACCCATAGTCTTTTTCCGGGGCCAAGCTTTGCTCATTTAACCGGCATCGATAATCAAAAAGGCCATGTTAATGGTATTCCTGCGGTGATGCCAGGTCAGTGGGGTGATCATTTAGGGATGATTGATTTAACCCTGACAAAAACAGATCAGGGGTGGCAAGTTATCGATTCGGTTGCTCAGACCAGAGCCATCTTTGATACAGTCAATAGTCGGGCGCTGGTTGATGCAGACCCGCAGGTCAGCCAAATCTTAGCGGACGACTTTAAGCAAACTCGCCAGTATATGAATACCGTGATTGGTAAAACGGCTAGCCCTTTATTTAGCGATCTGGCGCTGGTCCAAGACGATGCCACCATCAAACTCATCAATCTCGCACAAATCGATTATATTCAGTCCTTTATTCAAGGCGATCCTGATTTAGCCGATTTGCCGGTTATCTCAGCAGTCGCTCCCTTTAAAGCCGGCTCGCGTAAAAATGATCCTAGCGCTTATATCGAAATTCCCGCCGGTGAACTCACGGTCAAAAGTGCCAATGATCTTTATGTTTATGCCAATACCTTAGCGGCCATTACTCTGACTGGGCGAGATCTAAAAGCCTGGCTGGAGTGTAGTGCCGGGGTTTTTAATCAAATTGATATAGAGAATACTGCGCCACAATACTTAATTAACTGGGCGCACTTCCGGCTGTTTAATTTTGATATTATCGAGGGCGGCATTACCTATGAAATTGATGTAACCAAACCACCTCGTTATAATAGTGATTGTCAGTTAATCAATGATAAGACGCAGCGTATTGAGCAGTTAACTTATCAGGGTAAACCCCTTGATGAGGATCAAAAATTTATCATGGCAATGAATAATTATCGTGCTTTTACCGGCATTTTTCCGGGATCCGGCGAGCAGCATGTGGTGATCAACTCACCCGATCCTGTGAAAGAGATCTTAGCCCGTTACATTGCCAAACAAACCGCTGACAATGGCGCAATAAGCGTGCCACTAAATCATCATTGGCAAATCAGTGAAATTCACAGTCCATTGAAATTGGATATTCGCGTCGAGACCTCGCCAACTGAAGCTGCAAAAATCTTTATTCAGGAGCAGGCACAATATCCAATGACATTCATCAGCAATGATAGTACTGGTTATGCCGTCTATCGTTTAGATCTACAAAATAGAAAATAA
- a CDS encoding aspartate aminotransferase family protein, translating into MPQSIDQSVNRALFDKVILPVYAPAPFIPVKGEGSRVWDQQHNEYIDFAGGIAVNALGHCHPKLVSALKAQSHKLWHVSNVFTNEPALKLAQRLTENTFADRVFFANSGAEANEAAFKLARRYAIETYSPYKTKIIAFYQAFHGRTLFTVSVGGQAKYSDGFGPKPADIIHVPFNDLAAVKAVMDDHTCAVVIEPIQGEGGVTPATPEFLQGLRQLCDQFNALLVFDEVQCGMGRIGSLFAYMDYGVVPDILTSAKALGGGFPISAMLTTHKVAQVMHPGVHGTTYGGNLLACAVGLAVFDVINTPEVLKGVAARRNAFIEQLETINQQFKVFTGYRGKGLLLGAELSPQYHDKSSHFLAVAAEFKVLILNAGPNILRFTPSLVITDEEIKDGMNRFAKAVAKIVQA; encoded by the coding sequence ATGCCTCAGTCAATTGACCAATCTGTAAATCGAGCGCTGTTTGATAAAGTCATTTTACCTGTTTATGCACCTGCACCTTTTATTCCGGTGAAAGGTGAAGGTAGTCGGGTTTGGGATCAGCAGCATAATGAGTATATTGATTTTGCTGGTGGTATTGCGGTCAATGCACTTGGTCACTGTCATCCCAAATTGGTCAGTGCTTTAAAAGCGCAGAGTCATAAACTATGGCATGTCAGTAATGTGTTTACCAATGAACCAGCATTAAAGCTCGCTCAGCGTTTGACGGAGAATACGTTCGCCGATCGGGTCTTTTTTGCTAATTCAGGTGCCGAGGCTAATGAAGCCGCTTTTAAGCTCGCGCGCCGCTATGCGATTGAGACCTATAGTCCCTATAAAACCAAAATCATTGCCTTTTATCAAGCCTTTCACGGTCGAACGCTATTCACCGTATCCGTAGGCGGACAAGCCAAATATTCTGACGGTTTTGGACCTAAGCCGGCCGATATCATCCATGTGCCGTTTAATGATCTTGCGGCCGTCAAAGCGGTGATGGATGACCATACCTGCGCAGTGGTGATTGAACCGATTCAAGGTGAAGGTGGCGTCACACCAGCGACACCGGAATTTTTGCAAGGATTGCGGCAGCTATGTGACCAATTTAATGCCCTGCTGGTGTTTGATGAAGTGCAGTGTGGGATGGGACGAATCGGATCGTTATTTGCTTATATGGACTATGGGGTGGTACCAGACATTTTAACCTCCGCTAAAGCACTCGGCGGCGGTTTTCCGATTAGTGCCATGTTAACCACCCATAAAGTGGCCCAGGTGATGCACCCGGGTGTGCATGGTACCACTTATGGTGGCAATTTATTAGCCTGTGCGGTGGGACTGGCGGTTTTTGATGTCATCAATACGCCAGAAGTGCTTAAAGGGGTTGCTGCCCGTCGCAATGCTTTTATTGAGCAGCTCGAGACCATTAATCAACAATTTAAGGTATTTACCGGGTATCGTGGTAAAGGCCTATTGCTTGGCGCGGAACTGAGTCCTCAATATCATGATAAATCGAGCCATTTCTTAGCAGTGGCGGCTGAATTTAAGGTGCTCATCCTTAATGCGGGCCCGAATATTTTACGCTTTACTCCCTCGTTAGTGATTACTGATGAAGAGATTAAAGATGGCATGAATCGTTTTGCCAAAGCCGTCGCCAAGATTGTCCAGGCTTAG
- a CDS encoding nucleoside transporter C-terminal domain-containing protein, with protein sequence MHYFIGLISILVVLLLAWLACFDRKAIRYRYITIMILVQFMLAFILLNTSIGNMIIGSINRGFNYLLGYASEGVNFVFGGLVNQGEFNFFINVLLPIVFISALIGILQYCRILTLIIKGLGWLLSKVNGMGKLESYNAIAALILGQQEVFISIKKQLDHLPERRLYTLCTSAMSTVSMAIVGAYMTILKPEYVVIAIILNLFGGFIIASMINPYVVDEKEEQIEMQDEAGKQTFFQMLGEYIIDGFKVAIVVGAMLIGFIALIAMINGVFAAIFNITFVQVLGYLFSPFAFLIGVPLHECIDAAEIMATKLLANEFAAMTLFKEHIALFSGRSQAVISVFLVSFANFSSIGIISGALKALNERQGQSIAKHGLRLLFGASLVSLLSATIVSVVFDLQF encoded by the coding sequence ATGCATTACTTTATTGGCTTAATCAGTATTCTGGTTGTTTTACTGCTGGCTTGGTTAGCTTGCTTTGACAGGAAGGCTATCCGCTATCGTTATATCACCATCATGATTCTGGTTCAATTTATGCTCGCCTTTATCCTATTAAACACCTCGATTGGTAATATGATTATTGGCTCGATTAATCGCGGTTTTAATTACTTATTGGGCTATGCCAGCGAAGGGGTCAATTTTGTGTTCGGCGGGCTTGTCAATCAAGGCGAATTCAACTTCTTTATTAATGTCCTGTTACCGATTGTCTTTATATCCGCATTGATTGGTATTTTGCAATATTGTCGAATCTTGACCTTAATTATTAAAGGCTTGGGTTGGCTATTAAGTAAAGTCAATGGGATGGGCAAACTCGAGTCTTATAATGCGATTGCAGCGCTCATTTTAGGTCAGCAAGAGGTATTTATCTCGATTAAAAAACAGCTTGATCATCTGCCCGAACGCCGTTTATACACGTTATGTACTTCAGCGATGTCAACGGTATCGATGGCCATTGTGGGCGCTTATATGACTATCCTTAAACCTGAATATGTGGTGATTGCAATTATCCTTAATCTGTTTGGTGGTTTTATTATTGCTTCCATGATTAATCCTTATGTCGTTGATGAAAAAGAGGAACAGATCGAGATGCAGGATGAAGCCGGCAAACAGACATTCTTCCAAATGTTAGGCGAATATATTATTGATGGCTTTAAAGTCGCTATCGTGGTGGGTGCCATGTTAATCGGTTTTATCGCCTTAATCGCTATGATAAATGGTGTGTTTGCCGCTATCTTTAATATTACGTTTGTACAGGTGCTGGGTTATCTATTTTCACCTTTTGCTTTCTTAATCGGTGTTCCTTTACATGAATGTATTGATGCAGCAGAAATTATGGCAACGAAATTATTAGCCAATGAGTTCGCTGCGATGACCCTGTTTAAAGAACATATTGCCCTGTTTAGTGGACGTTCGCAGGCGGTTATTTCGGTATTCTTAGTCTCTTTTGCTAATTTTTCCTCGATCGGCATCATCTCCGGCGCGCTCAAAGCGCTCAATGAAAGACAAGGCCAGTCGATTGCCAAACATGGACTAAGGCTCTTATTTGGCGCTTCTTTAGTGAGTTTACTCAGCGCAACCATCGTCAGTGTCGTTTTCGATCTGCAATTTTAA
- the deoR gene encoding DNA-binding transcriptional repressor DeoR, with protein sequence MKKREDRIQKLVELLEQTEKIHLKEAAKRLAVSEMTLRRDISLLDPSPLNLLGGYIILAGDQKRSTNYFLSDQQQRHIDEKRYIGELAVSLVAENDVIFFDCGTTMPFIIERIPNTLPFTAVCYSLNVFLALQQKENCKVILCGGEFSADNAIFVPINAHSPLDLICPTKSFISAAGISTRGVTCFNFHEANWKMKAIERSQQNILIADSSKFDEQRPAYFGQLDDFDILISDAIPDSYRTYCRNHYVTVVI encoded by the coding sequence GTGAAAAAGCGTGAAGATCGAATTCAAAAACTCGTCGAGTTACTTGAACAGACCGAAAAGATACATTTAAAAGAGGCGGCTAAGCGACTGGCGGTCTCTGAGATGACGCTTCGACGTGACATTAGTTTACTCGATCCCTCGCCACTCAATTTGTTAGGGGGATATATCATTTTAGCGGGAGATCAAAAGCGATCGACCAACTATTTTCTTTCTGATCAGCAGCAGCGCCATATTGATGAGAAGCGTTACATCGGTGAGCTGGCAGTGAGTTTAGTGGCGGAGAATGATGTGATCTTTTTTGACTGCGGTACCACTATGCCATTTATTATTGAGCGTATTCCTAATACGCTCCCTTTTACAGCAGTCTGCTATTCACTGAATGTATTTTTGGCGCTGCAGCAAAAGGAGAATTGTAAAGTGATTTTATGTGGCGGCGAGTTCTCTGCAGATAATGCGATCTTTGTACCAATTAATGCACACTCTCCTTTAGATCTTATTTGTCCAACCAAATCATTTATCTCAGCCGCCGGTATTTCAACCAGAGGTGTGACCTGTTTTAATTTTCATGAGGCGAACTGGAAAATGAAAGCGATCGAGCGATCACAGCAAAATATTTTAATCGCCGATTCTAGTAAGTTTGATGAGCAGCGACCGGCTTATTTCGGCCAACTTGATGATTTTGACATCTTAATTTCGGATGCGATACCGGATAGCTATCGTACTTATTGCCGCAATCATTATGTAACGGTGGTAATATAA
- a CDS encoding phosphopentomutase, whose amino-acid sequence MKRVFIMVLDSFGIGHAPDAEKFGDHGANTLGHIAKWCAQHRQHPDGTPFPLTLPNLSQLGLGKAALGACGRFPIGLDERANLIGSYGYAAEISSGKDTPSGHWEIAGVPVLFDWGYFSDTQNSFPQPLLDTIVTKANLSGYLGNCHSSGTVVLDELGEEHMRTGKPIFYTSADSVFQIAAHEEIFGLERLYALCELVRQALNEGDYNIGRVIARPFIGDKKGHFSRTGNRHDYAVEPPAMTVLQKLVEEKQGRVVSIGKIADIYAHVGITHKIKATGIDALFNETLNEVKKAQNNTIVFTNFVNFDSDFGHRRDIGGYAAALELFDRRLPELLALIQADDMLIFTADHGCDPTWHGTDHTREFIPVLVYSPALPVTDLGQRDTFADIGQTIAHYFGLSPMDYGKNMFDFKP is encoded by the coding sequence ATGAAACGTGTTTTTATTATGGTGCTCGACTCATTTGGTATTGGTCATGCACCCGATGCTGAAAAATTTGGTGATCATGGCGCTAACACGCTGGGACATATCGCAAAATGGTGTGCCCAGCATCGTCAGCATCCTGATGGCACGCCCTTTCCGCTGACCTTACCCAATTTAAGTCAGTTAGGCTTAGGTAAAGCGGCTCTGGGTGCCTGTGGTAGGTTCCCGATTGGCTTGGATGAACGGGCCAATTTGATCGGTTCCTATGGCTATGCCGCCGAAATCTCATCAGGTAAAGATACGCCTTCAGGGCACTGGGAGATCGCCGGTGTACCGGTACTGTTTGACTGGGGCTATTTTAGTGATACACAAAATAGCTTTCCACAGCCTTTGCTAGACACTATTGTCACTAAAGCCAATTTGAGTGGCTATTTGGGCAATTGCCACTCATCAGGTACGGTGGTACTCGATGAGTTAGGTGAAGAGCATATGCGCACTGGCAAGCCTATTTTTTACACTTCAGCAGATTCGGTATTTCAAATCGCCGCTCACGAAGAAATCTTTGGTCTGGAACGTTTATACGCGTTGTGCGAACTGGTTCGTCAAGCGCTCAATGAGGGCGATTATAATATTGGTCGTGTGATTGCGCGTCCTTTTATTGGTGATAAAAAGGGCCATTTTAGTCGTACCGGTAATCGACATGACTATGCGGTAGAGCCACCTGCGATGACGGTCTTGCAAAAATTAGTTGAGGAGAAACAGGGCCGAGTCGTGTCTATTGGTAAGATTGCCGATATTTATGCGCATGTGGGGATTACGCATAAAATCAAAGCGACTGGTATTGACGCCCTATTTAACGAAACGCTCAATGAAGTTAAAAAAGCGCAGAATAATACGATTGTCTTTACCAATTTTGTCAATTTTGATTCAGATTTCGGTCATCGACGAGATATCGGTGGTTACGCCGCGGCTTTGGAGTTATTTGATCGCCGATTACCTGAGTTACTCGCCCTGATCCAAGCGGATGATATGCTGATTTTTACGGCTGATCATGGCTGTGATCCAACCTGGCACGGTACTGATCACACCAGAGAGTTTATTCCGGTGTTAGTCTATAGTCCGGCTTTACCGGTCACGGATTTAGGTCAGCGTGATACGTTTGCCGACATTGGTCAGACGATTGCTCACTATTTTGGTCTGTCGCCAATGGATTATGGTAAAAATATGTTTGATTTTAAACCATAA
- a CDS encoding MFS transporter encodes MAFATGITVASNYYAQPLLHSITSDLSVSMEHAGIIITIAQFSYALGLLFITPLGDKFERKSLILALMLLSTLGLAISANATSIEMLLVGTAIAGLFSAVAQVLIPFAATIATPASRGRIVGVLMAGLLLGILLARTFAGTVSSFGQWRTVYAVAALIMALVTICLAISLPRFSHKININYWRLIGSIGSLFIQEPILRIRALMGGIAFCLFSLLWTPLAFLLSAEPYHYSDFIIGLFGIAGAAGALASPIVGRLSDKGRGILVTTVGLVALLIAWLPLSFAQSSLCLLILGIVVIDFAVQVTHVSCMNAIYQIRPEARSRMNSGYMVSYFIGGMIGSISSTYLFSLYGWLAIVYAGSGLAILALMIWVGYVKAVNRCQK; translated from the coding sequence ATGGCATTTGCAACGGGTATCACTGTTGCTTCTAATTATTATGCTCAGCCACTGTTACACTCCATCACCAGCGATCTTAGTGTCTCAATGGAACATGCGGGTATTATTATCACCATAGCACAATTTAGTTACGCATTAGGACTCCTATTTATCACGCCATTAGGTGACAAATTTGAGCGGAAATCACTGATTCTGGCACTGATGCTATTATCTACTTTGGGATTGGCTATCAGCGCAAATGCAACTTCGATAGAGATGCTACTCGTTGGCACAGCGATTGCGGGCCTATTTTCAGCGGTTGCTCAGGTACTCATCCCGTTTGCTGCCACGATCGCCACACCCGCTTCACGAGGCCGGATTGTCGGGGTGTTGATGGCCGGACTATTATTAGGTATCTTACTGGCCAGAACCTTTGCAGGCACGGTTTCAAGCTTTGGTCAGTGGCGAACCGTCTATGCTGTTGCAGCACTCATTATGGCACTGGTCACGATCTGCCTGGCAATATCCCTGCCACGCTTTAGTCACAAAATAAATATTAATTACTGGCGATTGATTGGTTCTATTGGTTCACTATTTATTCAAGAACCGATACTACGTATTCGGGCTTTAATGGGTGGTATTGCCTTTTGTCTGTTCTCGTTACTGTGGACACCGTTAGCCTTTTTACTCAGTGCTGAGCCTTATCACTATTCTGATTTTATCATCGGTTTATTCGGTATCGCGGGCGCTGCAGGTGCACTGGCCTCACCAATTGTCGGTCGCTTATCCGATAAAGGCAGGGGTATCTTAGTGACCACCGTTGGGCTCGTTGCGCTACTCATTGCCTGGCTGCCGCTCTCATTCGCGCAATCCTCGTTATGCTTATTAATTTTAGGTATCGTGGTGATTGATTTTGCTGTACAAGTGACCCATGTCTCGTGCATGAACGCGATTTATCAAATTCGTCCGGAAGCACGCAGTCGCATGAACTCTGGTTATATGGTGAGTTATTTTATTGGGGGTATGATCGGTTCAATCAGTTCAACCTATCTATTTAGCTTGTATGGCTGGCTAGCAATTGTCTACGCCGGTTCTGGGCTAGCCATTTTAGCGCTCATGATATGGGTTGGGTATGTAAAAGCAGTCAACCGATGCCAAAAATAG
- the deoC gene encoding deoxyribose-phosphate aldolase, whose product MSVQAIDYARYIDHTLLKMDATEAEIIKICQEAIEHHFYSVCVNSGYVPLVAKTLAGSEVKTCSVIGFPLGASLTSVKVFETQAAIAAGANEIDMVINVGWLKSGDISAFIDDIRQVKMATGEVILKVILETCLLSQAQIKQVCEICQQLNVDFVKTSTGFSSGGATVEDIKLMRETVGPTMGVKASGGVRSQETAKAMIAAGATRLGTSSGVAIVANQQAGHSHY is encoded by the coding sequence ATGAGTGTTCAAGCTATTGATTATGCGCGTTATATTGATCACACCTTATTAAAGATGGATGCCACTGAGGCTGAGATTATCAAGATTTGTCAGGAAGCGATTGAACATCACTTCTATTCTGTCTGTGTCAACTCGGGTTATGTGCCGTTAGTGGCGAAAACCTTAGCGGGTTCTGAGGTAAAAACCTGTAGTGTGATCGGTTTTCCATTAGGGGCCAGTTTAACCAGCGTTAAAGTGTTTGAAACCCAAGCAGCCATCGCGGCTGGGGCCAATGAAATTGATATGGTGATTAACGTTGGCTGGTTAAAAAGTGGTGATATTAGCGCGTTCATCGATGATATTCGTCAGGTGAAAATGGCGACCGGTGAGGTGATATTGAAAGTGATTTTAGAGACGTGCTTATTAAGTCAAGCGCAAATCAAACAAGTATGTGAAATTTGTCAGCAGCTCAATGTCGACTTTGTTAAAACCTCAACCGGTTTTAGTAGCGGTGGCGCAACGGTTGAAGATATTAAGCTGATGCGTGAAACCGTCGGGCCAACGATGGGCGTAAAAGCGTCAGGTGGCGTTCGTTCGCAAGAGACAGCCAAGGCGATGATTGCGGCCGGTGCAACCCGTTTAGGCACGAGTTCTGGCGTCGCGATTGTTGCAAACCAGCAGGCTGGTCATAGTCACTATTAA
- the ettA gene encoding energy-dependent translational throttle protein EttA: MAQYVFTMNRVGKIVPPKRYILKDISLSFFPGAKIGVLGLNGSGKSTLLRIMAGVDTEIEGEARPQPGLKIGYLPQEPKLNPQQTVREAVEEAMSEAKNALARLDEVYAAYADPDADFDKLAQEQAQLEAIIQTHDAHNLNNQLERAADALRLPDWETKIEFLSGGEKRRVALCRLLLEKPDMLLLDEPTNHLDAESVAWLERFLHDYEGTVVAVTHDRYFLDNVAGWILELDRGEGIPWEGNYSSWLEQKDQRLAQEASAEAARRKSIEKELEWVRQNPKGRQAKSKARLARFDELNSTDYQKRNETNELFIPPGARLGDKVIEVSHLTKSYGDRVLIDDLSFTIPKGAIVGIIGPNGAGKSTLFRLLSGKEQADSGSITLGDTVQLAAVDQFRDSMDDKKTVWEEISHGQDIMRIGNFELPSRAYVGRFNFKGIDQQKRVGELSGGERGRVHLAKLLQVGGNVLLLDEPTNDLDVETLRALENALLEFPGCALVISHDRWFLDRIATHILDYQDEGHIEFFEGNFTEYEEWKKRTLGAESVEPKRAKYKRMVK; encoded by the coding sequence ATGGCACAATATGTTTTTACCATGAACCGCGTCGGCAAGATTGTTCCGCCGAAACGCTATATCTTGAAAGATATTTCTCTAAGTTTTTTCCCTGGGGCAAAAATTGGTGTACTTGGCCTGAATGGTTCAGGTAAATCAACCCTGTTACGCATTATGGCCGGTGTCGACACTGAAATTGAAGGTGAAGCACGCCCACAACCGGGTTTAAAAATCGGCTACTTACCACAAGAGCCAAAACTGAATCCTCAGCAAACCGTGCGAGAAGCGGTTGAAGAGGCGATGAGTGAAGCGAAAAATGCCTTAGCCAGACTTGATGAAGTTTATGCCGCTTATGCCGATCCCGATGCCGACTTTGATAAACTTGCTCAGGAACAAGCTCAGCTTGAAGCCATCATCCAAACCCATGATGCCCATAATCTCAACAATCAACTTGAGCGAGCCGCTGATGCCTTGCGCTTGCCAGATTGGGAGACCAAAATTGAATTCTTGTCCGGGGGTGAAAAACGCCGCGTTGCATTGTGTCGTTTGTTATTAGAAAAACCGGATATGCTGCTGCTCGATGAGCCAACCAACCACTTAGATGCCGAATCTGTAGCCTGGTTAGAGCGTTTCTTACATGATTATGAAGGTACTGTAGTTGCCGTCACCCATGACCGTTACTTCCTGGATAATGTCGCGGGCTGGATTTTAGAGCTCGATCGTGGTGAAGGGATTCCTTGGGAAGGAAACTACTCTTCCTGGTTAGAGCAGAAAGATCAACGTTTAGCACAAGAAGCCTCAGCTGAAGCGGCGCGTCGTAAATCGATCGAGAAAGAGCTTGAGTGGGTACGTCAAAACCCTAAAGGTCGTCAGGCAAAAAGTAAAGCTCGCTTAGCCCGCTTTGATGAACTCAATAGTACTGATTATCAAAAACGCAATGAAACCAATGAGTTATTTATTCCACCTGGGGCACGTTTAGGGGATAAAGTCATCGAGGTCTCCCATCTGACTAAATCTTATGGTGATCGGGTATTAATTGATGATCTCTCCTTTACCATTCCTAAAGGGGCTATCGTTGGGATTATTGGCCCCAATGGTGCGGGTAAATCAACCCTATTCCGTCTGCTATCCGGTAAAGAGCAAGCCGATTCAGGTTCTATTACGTTAGGGGATACGGTTCAGCTCGCCGCAGTGGATCAGTTCCGTGATAGCATGGATGATAAGAAAACCGTTTGGGAGGAGATCTCTCATGGTCAGGATATCATGCGTATCGGTAATTTCGAGCTGCCAAGCCGCGCCTACGTCGGTCGATTTAACTTTAAAGGTATCGATCAGCAAAAACGCGTCGGTGAATTATCGGGCGGTGAGCGTGGCCGCGTCCATCTGGCGAAACTGCTACAGGTTGGTGGTAACGTATTACTACTCGATGAGCCAACCAATGATCTTGATGTGGAAACATTACGGGCACTGGAAAATGCACTACTCGAATTTCCGGGCTGTGCATTAGTGATCTCACATGACCGCTGGTTCTTGGACCGTATTGCCACCCATATTCTTGATTATCAGGATGAGGGACATATTGAGTTCTTTGAAGGTAACTTTACCGAATATGAAGAGTGGAAAAAACGCACGCTAGGTGCGGAATCGGTCGAACCCAAACGTGCCAAATATAAGCGCATGGTAAAATAG